Proteins encoded in a region of the Leptospira montravelensis genome:
- a CDS encoding ATP-binding protein, translating into MVISLSFFKKKILPLLVVFISFSFCKIATSPLPDIKSGFMDLSAWEPKLTVINLKGDWEFCWDELIPPESDESVWKKKCQGYFPVPSFWKFYKINGKNLPIFGKGTYRLKLKLPKREITYGLFWTEILSAFEIFVNSRSVVKVGQTGESYETMTPDMKPGTSYLGYLSDEVTIVVWVSNFNHENHGFWEPLYFGEWKSIEKQHLNLVIRDIASSSAIIIIGLYHLIIFLSRFRSKEYLMFGFFCMIMGIRQLNFETHTFYYLFPDLDFDSYIRLLFGVIYMIGISMVTLYDLLFPKDIPKIITKVLRLVFFSFLLTLFLPVSIFTHYALYLFGFAMIAIILYVPLFIRAYIRKREGAGLMLIAYAITAVTLLNDILFNFGLIHTGYLSHLGVLLFIFIQAILLSKKITKALQEEEKLVQKLGETLEEKNRTHTELLNLKESQKYELELQVKLRTEEYETAKQLAETANKAKSQFLATMSHEIRTPMNGILGITELLKMTIVSADQAQYLKMIQDSGQSLLTILNDILDYSKLEAGKIELLESDFSWKILLELAEGIFKHQAEQKQVRFEVNFDPDFIFLAHGDENRIKQVLFNLISNAVKFTESGEIKILLSSKKEEVGNRIQYKVSITDTGIGIPEEKMGSLFQRFTQLDSSISRKYGGTGLGLAISKKLMDVMGGELKVKRNFPVGSCFEIELRLLPNQMSRVIRSEDSVDLSRLPSNTNILIAEDDPTNLFLLSSFLKKLKVRHDVAKDGREAVTKAQTNEFHLIFMDINMPNLDGIGASEEILKDERIFPKPIIIAVTADAFQDDQDKCIRAGMSSFLPKPFQKREIEQALYEWLIERKTGL; encoded by the coding sequence ATGGTAATTTCGCTTTCTTTTTTTAAAAAAAAAATTTTACCTCTACTTGTAGTTTTTATATCTTTTTCTTTTTGTAAAATCGCAACTTCTCCCCTCCCCGATATAAAATCCGGATTTATGGATCTTTCCGCATGGGAACCAAAACTAACTGTGATCAATTTGAAAGGAGATTGGGAATTTTGTTGGGATGAATTGATTCCTCCCGAATCGGATGAGTCCGTATGGAAAAAAAAATGCCAAGGTTATTTTCCGGTTCCCTCTTTTTGGAAATTCTACAAAATAAACGGAAAAAACCTTCCGATTTTTGGAAAGGGAACCTACAGACTCAAACTCAAACTTCCAAAACGGGAAATAACCTACGGATTGTTTTGGACTGAAATTTTGTCCGCTTTTGAAATATTCGTTAACTCCCGTTCTGTGGTAAAAGTGGGACAAACGGGAGAAAGTTATGAAACAATGACGCCTGACATGAAACCAGGCACGTCCTATCTGGGTTATCTTTCCGATGAAGTGACAATCGTCGTTTGGGTATCCAACTTCAATCATGAAAATCATGGATTTTGGGAACCTCTTTATTTCGGAGAATGGAAATCCATAGAAAAACAGCATCTCAATCTTGTTATACGGGACATTGCGAGTTCTTCTGCAATCATCATCATCGGCTTATACCATCTGATTATTTTTCTGTCAAGATTCCGTTCCAAAGAATATCTGATGTTCGGTTTTTTCTGTATGATTATGGGAATTCGACAATTGAATTTTGAAACGCATACGTTTTATTATCTATTCCCCGATCTGGATTTTGATTCATATATCCGGCTGCTGTTCGGAGTGATTTATATGATTGGGATTTCCATGGTAACACTCTACGATCTTTTATTTCCGAAGGACATCCCCAAAATAATCACAAAAGTTCTCAGGTTGGTTTTCTTTAGTTTTTTACTAACTTTGTTTTTGCCAGTTTCCATTTTCACACATTACGCATTGTATCTCTTCGGTTTTGCAATGATTGCAATAATACTGTATGTGCCTTTGTTCATCAGAGCTTATATTAGAAAAAGGGAAGGTGCGGGACTTATGCTCATTGCCTACGCCATTACTGCGGTTACCCTACTTAACGATATATTATTCAATTTCGGATTGATTCATACAGGTTATCTCTCCCATTTAGGGGTTTTGTTATTTATCTTCATCCAAGCGATTCTATTATCAAAAAAAATAACTAAAGCATTGCAAGAGGAAGAAAAATTAGTTCAAAAGCTCGGTGAAACTTTGGAAGAAAAAAACAGAACTCATACGGAACTCTTGAATCTGAAAGAATCCCAAAAATACGAATTGGAATTGCAGGTAAAGCTCCGCACGGAAGAATACGAGACCGCCAAACAACTAGCAGAAACTGCGAACAAGGCAAAGTCTCAATTTTTAGCAACAATGAGTCACGAAATCAGAACTCCCATGAATGGAATTTTGGGAATCACGGAACTTCTGAAAATGACAATTGTTTCGGCGGATCAAGCACAATATCTGAAAATGATTCAGGACAGCGGACAATCTCTTTTGACTATATTGAACGACATTTTGGATTATTCCAAACTGGAAGCGGGGAAAATAGAATTATTAGAATCCGATTTTTCCTGGAAAATTCTGCTCGAACTTGCGGAAGGGATTTTTAAGCACCAAGCGGAACAGAAACAAGTTCGATTTGAAGTCAACTTTGATCCAGATTTTATATTTTTAGCTCATGGCGACGAAAATAGAATCAAACAAGTGTTATTTAATCTAATCTCCAATGCGGTCAAATTTACGGAATCTGGAGAAATCAAAATCCTTCTCTCTTCCAAAAAGGAAGAAGTAGGAAACAGGATTCAATACAAAGTATCGATAACGGATACAGGAATAGGAATCCCGGAAGAGAAAATGGGTTCCTTGTTTCAAAGATTCACACAGTTGGATTCAAGCATTTCCCGTAAGTATGGAGGAACGGGACTCGGTCTCGCCATCTCTAAAAAACTAATGGATGTGATGGGAGGAGAATTGAAAGTTAAAAGGAATTTTCCTGTCGGTTCCTGTTTTGAAATTGAACTCAGACTTCTTCCCAACCAAATGTCCAGAGTCATAAGATCCGAAGATTCGGTGGATCTCTCTAGATTACCGTCTAACACAAATATATTGATTGCGGAAGATGATCCTACAAATCTATTTCTACTTTCCAGTTTTTTGAAAAAATTAAAAGTCCGCCATGATGTTGCGAAAGACGGCAGGGAAGCGGTAACAAAGGCACAAACAAACGAATTCCATCTGATTTTTATGGACATCAATATGCCCAATTTGGATGGTATCGGGGCATCAGAAGAGATTTTGAAAGACGAACGGATTTTTCCCAAACCAATCATCATTGCAGTTACAGCGGATGCCTTCCAGGATGATCAAGACAAGTGCATTCGCGCAGGAATGTCTTCGTTTTTGCCGAAACCGTTCCAAAAAAGAGAAATAGAACAAGCATTATATGAATGGCTGATTGAGAGAAAAACTGGCCTTTAA
- a CDS encoding tetratricopeptide repeat protein: MTPIRTYLFTLFLLIGFGFSLNAEPLSVTNQKGIDAFYQKNWSQAEMWFKESLKKNPNDPYANYNLACVYTILLSQCENLTEEQDVFQLLHQAVTYKKTYKSLMLKDKDLSLHRNTYRFNEIAGLSPKEIFTNMIWFGPSPGAYGSISEIKFDSNGSFELSLVEFRESDGAMEKPKYRGKYQWISEKVIQLEFQKLPSSLPNQTKKRQARWNKDRLEIDGFDYPFQDSPDRCSA; this comes from the coding sequence ATGACTCCCATTAGAACTTATTTATTCACACTTTTTCTTTTGATTGGATTTGGATTTTCGCTAAATGCAGAACCATTATCTGTAACTAACCAAAAAGGAATTGATGCCTTTTACCAGAAAAATTGGTCTCAAGCAGAAATGTGGTTTAAAGAAAGTTTAAAGAAAAATCCGAATGACCCATACGCAAACTATAACTTGGCCTGCGTTTACACCATTCTACTCAGTCAATGTGAGAATTTGACAGAAGAACAAGACGTGTTTCAGTTATTGCATCAGGCAGTCACATATAAAAAAACTTACAAAAGTTTGATGCTAAAAGATAAAGATCTTTCCTTACATCGGAATACATATCGATTTAATGAAATTGCAGGTTTAAGTCCCAAAGAAATTTTTACAAATATGATTTGGTTTGGTCCAAGTCCAGGTGCTTATGGGTCAATCTCGGAAATCAAGTTTGATTCCAATGGTTCCTTTGAACTCTCTTTGGTTGAATTTCGGGAAAGTGACGGTGCAATGGAAAAACCAAAGTATAGAGGAAAGTATCAATGGATTTCCGAAAAAGTCATTCAATTAGAATTTCAAAAACTCCCATCCTCACTTCCCAACCAAACCAAAAAAAGACAAGCCCGTTGGAACAAAGATAGACTCGAAATCGACGGCTTTGACTATCCATTTCAAGATTCACCCGACCGTTGCTCCGCATAG
- a CDS encoding siderophore-interacting protein: MSEANSFFKRSIKSVFSIFLTQTKVSRIEQLAESFVLIEMTGTKLKEANWNPGSKVQVNVGNLTYRTYTPIIVDKNEGKLSFLAYKRNDGPASTWIHSLKVGDPCEVFGPRLSLDFSNIEEDAILFGDETSFGIAKVLQNNIKKKSYSFLELNSLAEGKEALGHLGLTGHRMIERSPEGSHLQTIAKEMFDLISNIPDAKIFLTGRASSIQQVRAYLKNSGIPTNKLKVRAYWADGKKGLD; encoded by the coding sequence ATGTCGGAAGCAAATTCATTTTTCAAACGTAGTATCAAATCAGTCTTTAGTATTTTTCTCACACAGACCAAAGTTTCAAGAATAGAACAGCTAGCAGAAAGTTTCGTTCTCATCGAAATGACTGGAACAAAGTTAAAAGAAGCCAATTGGAACCCAGGAAGTAAGGTGCAAGTCAATGTGGGAAATCTAACCTACCGCACTTACACTCCCATCATCGTTGATAAAAACGAAGGCAAACTTTCATTCCTCGCTTACAAGCGAAATGATGGCCCAGCATCCACTTGGATCCATTCCTTAAAAGTAGGCGACCCTTGTGAAGTTTTCGGCCCTCGCCTGTCTTTGGATTTTTCTAACATTGAAGAAGATGCAATCCTTTTCGGTGATGAGACTTCCTTTGGTATCGCGAAGGTTTTGCAAAACAACATAAAAAAGAAATCTTATTCATTCCTCGAATTGAATTCGCTTGCAGAAGGGAAAGAAGCTCTAGGCCATCTGGGACTAACAGGGCATAGAATGATCGAACGATCCCCTGAAGGATCGCATCTTCAAACAATTGCAAAGGAAATGTTTGATCTGATTTCAAATATTCCCGACGCAAAGATTTTTCTTACCGGTCGTGCCAGTTCGATCCAACAAGTCAGAGCTTATTTGAAGAATTCGGGAATTCCAACTAACAAACTAAAGGTTCGAGCCTACTGGGCAGATGGGAAAAAGGGTTTGGATTGA
- a CDS encoding helix-turn-helix domain-containing protein, whose amino-acid sequence MNQYLPNRKIKIYSLEDFGVSVDQDFSINIFQNLEYKNKKWSVLSMNHFSTLILIRKGKGHIEIDSKKYTIEDFGILYLPYYVSHRGVWTDVTDGLVIQFYDSFLTRKNEFPANRFSFFLNTKSPIVVNIKDCTIVWGIIKFLKKELKLEDKSEKGIIRNLSELLFLYLNRYIQKDQKLIPIKSNRTVYDFFQLLNSSQGEIRSVNHFASQLGITPGHLSDTVKELTGKSASDFIKENVIRRAIRLLENTDERISDIASQLNFQDSAYFTRFFKKKTGLSPSEFRKNRNPTFVHTSP is encoded by the coding sequence ATGAATCAATATTTACCAAATCGTAAGATTAAAATTTATAGTTTGGAGGATTTTGGTGTCAGTGTAGATCAAGACTTTTCTATTAATATATTTCAGAATTTAGAATATAAAAATAAAAAATGGTCGGTATTGAGCATGAATCACTTTTCAACCTTGATATTGATTAGAAAAGGTAAAGGTCATATTGAAATAGATTCAAAAAAATATACCATTGAGGATTTTGGTATTCTATATTTACCATATTATGTTTCTCATAGAGGAGTTTGGACAGATGTTACTGATGGTCTTGTGATTCAATTTTACGATTCATTCTTGACTCGCAAAAACGAATTTCCCGCAAATAGGTTTTCGTTTTTTTTAAACACAAAATCTCCCATTGTTGTAAATATTAAAGATTGTACGATAGTTTGGGGGATTATAAAATTTTTAAAAAAAGAATTAAAGTTAGAAGATAAATCCGAAAAGGGAATCATTCGAAATCTATCTGAACTCTTGTTCCTTTATCTAAATCGCTATATTCAAAAAGACCAAAAATTAATTCCGATAAAATCGAATCGGACCGTATATGATTTTTTTCAATTATTAAACTCATCACAGGGAGAAATCAGATCTGTAAATCATTTTGCATCTCAATTAGGCATCACTCCTGGACACCTTAGTGACACGGTTAAAGAACTTACCGGTAAGTCAGCTTCAGACTTCATAAAAGAAAATGTCATAAGAAGGGCGATTCGTCTTTTAGAGAATACTGATGAAAGAATATCGGATATTGCCTCGCAGTTAAACTTTCAAGACTCAGCTTACTTTACGCGTTTTTTTAAAAAGAAGACAGGATTAAGCCCATCTGAATTTAGAAAGAATAGAAATCCGACATTTGTCCATACATCCCCTTGA
- a CDS encoding sensor histidine kinase translates to MDVLESFLSALPLGNYAVFNNQLELKILKGPVFDEEKISEYLNDLNSESFLKIPSLAKFNISHNRFLDVLDGKTYLDEKFIDNFYHCFKISAIFIPEELISQSLVQPEQFLLFSWIPKERNILEHFGMENLSEKQNRIIAYEESLFKEIKSIFDWRKEIGKKTKHKYWMLKALPNLNTSLMQGTGLGGLVTSMGAMIRKVEKSENVATIPIRNFELVEENFKYTKKLVNSLAVAQRYFEEVDFELEPFTVQEVINIIKEITEDLVDMLDIKKQKIIVSVLPNANSYSVKLNKERLITIVKELFINAMKYSPDDVSLIVLFLITEQKFLIKFVNPSDEKGLTTMEFGHSDDLAFFHPFFRLNKVVDERFDKEDFALGLGLSIVKKITEDMGGSIQIGTIQSGIYQNVLHTNQVDQNFAEVCITLEFNWF, encoded by the coding sequence TTGGATGTATTAGAATCTTTTCTTTCTGCACTACCTTTGGGAAATTATGCAGTTTTTAACAACCAATTAGAGTTAAAAATATTAAAAGGACCAGTATTTGATGAAGAAAAAATCAGTGAATATCTAAATGACCTAAACTCGGAAAGTTTTTTAAAAATACCTTCTTTAGCTAAATTCAATATAAGTCATAATAGATTTTTAGATGTACTAGATGGTAAAACATATCTAGATGAAAAATTTATAGATAACTTCTATCATTGTTTTAAGATTTCTGCGATTTTCATTCCAGAAGAATTGATCAGTCAAAGTTTGGTTCAGCCCGAACAGTTTCTATTATTTTCCTGGATTCCAAAAGAACGAAACATTTTAGAACATTTTGGAATGGAAAATCTTTCAGAAAAACAAAATAGAATCATCGCCTATGAGGAAAGTTTGTTCAAGGAAATTAAAAGTATCTTTGATTGGAGAAAAGAGATAGGGAAAAAAACAAAACATAAATATTGGATGCTGAAGGCCTTACCAAATTTAAACACAAGTTTGATGCAAGGAACTGGTTTAGGAGGTTTAGTTACTTCAATGGGTGCGATGATTCGAAAAGTTGAAAAGAGTGAAAATGTGGCTACAATCCCGATTCGAAATTTTGAGTTAGTTGAGGAAAATTTTAAGTATACTAAAAAATTAGTAAACTCATTGGCTGTTGCACAAAGGTATTTTGAGGAAGTTGATTTTGAGTTAGAACCTTTTACGGTTCAAGAAGTAATAAATATAATCAAAGAGATTACAGAAGATTTGGTAGATATGTTAGATATTAAAAAACAGAAAATTATAGTATCTGTTCTTCCTAATGCAAATTCATATTCTGTAAAACTTAATAAAGAAAGACTGATTACGATAGTTAAGGAGTTATTTATCAATGCGATGAAATATTCGCCAGATGATGTTTCTTTAATAGTTCTCTTTTTGATAACAGAACAAAAGTTTTTAATTAAGTTCGTTAATCCTTCTGATGAAAAAGGACTTACAACTATGGAATTTGGACATTCAGACGATTTAGCTTTTTTCCATCCATTTTTTAGATTGAATAAGGTCGTTGATGAACGTTTTGATAAGGAAGATTTTGCACTCGGTCTAGGATTATCCATTGTAAAAAAAATTACTGAGGATATGGGAGGTAGTATACAGATTGGAACAATACAATCAGGAATATATCAGAATGTACTTCATACGAATCAGGTAGATCAAAATTTTGCCGAGGTTTGTATTACTTTGGAATTCAATTGGTTCTGA
- a CDS encoding DUF5692 family protein: protein MWTFNAEEGTTTAQGFGIWFLVFISLFVFNEFARRWKWAGFFSFFILPSLLTVLWFFFMKEKTYTDWFHLVKVYSATAGCIIFWAIRHVQIKDNKGTVRWRLANVKFALVFPALILAVNIIEAVTRDFQVGKEYWNLFSGPIEGEVTGVLGGPWNYMNAMAGILNTVTITGWFGIVIRKETNSDKSRDMLWPDMLWFWIIAYDLWNFSYTYNCIPTHSWYAGLALLIAPTLCAFTLGKGAWLQHRAQTLAIWCMFAQTFPTFLDSGAYVVKSTYQPWIYTSVAAIALASNVVVFCYMIYKWVKTKRNPYAGEIFTDLGEYKTIKALAE from the coding sequence ATGTGGACATTTAATGCCGAGGAAGGCACGACTACAGCACAGGGATTTGGAATTTGGTTTCTTGTTTTTATATCATTATTTGTTTTTAATGAATTTGCAAGAAGATGGAAGTGGGCAGGTTTTTTTAGTTTTTTTATTTTGCCAAGTTTGCTAACGGTACTTTGGTTTTTCTTTATGAAGGAAAAAACTTATACGGATTGGTTTCACTTAGTGAAGGTTTATTCTGCCACTGCTGGTTGTATTATCTTTTGGGCGATTCGGCATGTTCAGATAAAGGATAATAAAGGGACTGTGAGGTGGCGTTTAGCAAATGTTAAATTTGCACTTGTTTTTCCTGCTTTGATTTTAGCAGTAAATATCATCGAAGCGGTAACACGTGATTTTCAAGTAGGGAAAGAATATTGGAATTTATTTTCTGGACCAATTGAAGGTGAAGTGACTGGAGTACTTGGTGGGCCTTGGAATTATATGAATGCGATGGCAGGGATTCTTAACACGGTGACCATTACAGGGTGGTTTGGAATTGTAATTCGAAAAGAAACAAACTCTGATAAAAGTCGGGATATGTTATGGCCTGATATGTTGTGGTTTTGGATTATTGCGTATGATCTTTGGAATTTCAGTTATACATATAATTGTATTCCAACACATTCTTGGTATGCCGGACTTGCACTTCTCATTGCACCTACTTTATGTGCATTTACTTTGGGAAAAGGGGCTTGGTTACAGCACCGTGCACAAACACTTGCTATTTGGTGTATGTTTGCACAAACATTTCCAACTTTTTTAGATTCAGGTGCTTATGTAGTTAAGTCAACGTACCAACCTTGGATTTATACCTCTGTGGCAGCCATTGCGTTAGCTAGTAATGTTGTCGTGTTTTGTTATATGATATATAAGTGGGTGAAAACTAAACGAAATCCATACGCTGGCGAAATTTTTACTGACTTAGGAGAATATAAAACCATAAAAGCCCTAGCGGAATAA
- a CDS encoding DUF2461 domain-containing protein: protein MVISKNILKFLNELKINNQRTWFLENKERFKEIQNELVVLTGYLLSEIEKFDKSVKGVDPKSCIFRIYKDVRFSKDKSPYKTHLGIFMRGGNQKIEGTGYYLHIEPEASLLGGGCYKPEPKALQKIRERIVADTDSFQKILTNRQFVENFGNTFYAEKLKTVPKGFAKDHPSIEFLKYKGFAVVKKIKNSDLTSDHFLKDAIHSFRVLYPLNQFIEASIAKK from the coding sequence ATGGTAATCAGTAAAAATATCTTAAAATTCTTAAACGAACTAAAAATAAATAACCAAAGAACTTGGTTTCTTGAAAACAAAGAAAGGTTTAAAGAAATTCAAAATGAATTAGTCGTTTTAACTGGGTATTTATTATCGGAAATTGAGAAATTTGACAAAAGCGTAAAAGGTGTAGATCCTAAATCTTGTATATTTAGGATCTACAAGGATGTTCGCTTTTCAAAAGATAAAAGTCCCTATAAAACACATTTAGGGATTTTTATGAGAGGTGGGAATCAAAAGATAGAAGGTACTGGTTATTATTTACATATTGAACCAGAAGCATCTTTGTTAGGTGGTGGTTGTTATAAACCAGAACCGAAGGCTTTGCAGAAAATCCGCGAGCGTATAGTTGCCGATACGGATTCATTCCAAAAGATTCTAACAAATAGACAGTTTGTGGAAAATTTTGGAAATACCTTTTATGCCGAAAAGTTGAAAACAGTGCCAAAAGGTTTTGCAAAAGACCATCCATCAATTGAATTTTTGAAATACAAAGGATTCGCTGTAGTTAAAAAAATAAAAAATTCTGATTTAACATCTGACCACTTTTTAAAGGATGCAATTCATAGTTTTCGTGTTTTATACCCGCTCAATCAATTTATAGAAGCAAGTATTGCTAAAAAATAA
- a CDS encoding glycoside hydrolase family 1 protein, translated as MSKSFELPKGFLLGSATAATQIEGGNINNNWYYWSLAGKVGNGESSFTGADHYARYVEDVKLLSKLNQECYRMSIEWSRIQPSENEWSMEAVDHYRDEFRLLLEAGIKPLVTLHHFSCPEWFQKKGGWLGKNAIKEFLEFVEFAVNHFGDLVSEWCTINEPNVFANDSYVDGKYPPGSYGDIPAYLKVTRRLILAHLKSYQLIHKIRKESCFSNPTKVGFAHHLAIFSPLTSHPLARLGCFLSDYLFHEIQMKGFVEGKLSFPIGFGYPEGKGLFCDFIGINYYSRHLFKASYNPGNLFATPMVDPNCPDARKNDLGWEIYPEGLSKVCHRVWDDYKLPIYITENGIPDAKDEKREKYIVDHLAEIRRLLDEGVSVERYYYWSFLDNLEWNDGYGPKFGLVEVDYNNMKRTIRKSGFRYAEICKTKKFELK; from the coding sequence ATGTCAAAAAGTTTTGAATTGCCAAAGGGCTTTTTGTTGGGTTCAGCAACAGCTGCGACTCAAATTGAAGGTGGGAATATCAATAATAATTGGTATTATTGGTCTTTGGCAGGTAAAGTTGGAAATGGAGAGTCTAGTTTTACAGGAGCAGACCATTATGCGCGTTATGTGGAGGATGTAAAACTTCTTTCTAAACTCAATCAAGAATGTTACCGAATGAGTATTGAGTGGAGTCGAATCCAACCTTCCGAAAATGAATGGTCAATGGAAGCTGTGGACCATTATCGTGATGAGTTTCGGCTTCTTTTGGAAGCTGGAATAAAACCTTTGGTTACCCTCCATCATTTTTCTTGTCCTGAATGGTTTCAAAAAAAGGGAGGATGGTTGGGAAAAAATGCTATAAAAGAATTTCTCGAATTTGTTGAATTTGCGGTTAATCATTTTGGTGATTTGGTTTCCGAATGGTGCACCATCAACGAACCTAATGTCTTTGCTAATGATAGTTATGTGGATGGTAAATATCCTCCGGGAAGTTACGGTGACATACCTGCATACTTAAAAGTAACTCGCCGACTCATTTTGGCTCACTTAAAGTCTTATCAACTCATCCATAAAATCAGAAAGGAATCTTGTTTTTCTAATCCAACTAAGGTTGGTTTTGCGCACCATCTGGCCATTTTTTCGCCTCTTACCTCGCATCCTTTGGCACGTCTAGGTTGTTTTTTGAGCGATTATTTATTTCATGAAATTCAAATGAAAGGTTTTGTAGAGGGAAAGTTATCATTTCCCATTGGATTTGGTTATCCGGAAGGTAAGGGTTTGTTTTGTGATTTCATAGGGATCAATTATTATTCACGCCATCTGTTTAAAGCAAGTTATAATCCTGGAAATCTTTTTGCTACACCTATGGTAGATCCGAATTGCCCAGATGCTCGTAAAAATGATTTGGGTTGGGAGATTTATCCAGAAGGACTTTCTAAAGTTTGTCACAGAGTTTGGGACGATTACAAACTTCCTATTTATATTACTGAAAATGGAATTCCAGATGCAAAGGACGAAAAGAGAGAAAAGTATATTGTCGACCATTTAGCAGAGATTCGGCGGCTGTTAGATGAAGGTGTGTCTGTAGAACGATATTATTACTGGTCTTTTTTAGACAATCTTGAGTGGAATGACGGGTACGGACCAAAATTTGGACTTGTTGAGGTGGATTATAATAACATGAAACGGACGATTCGTAAAAGTGGATTTCGTTATGCAGAGATTTGTAAAACTAAAAAATTCGAACTTAAATAA
- a CDS encoding ankyrin repeat domain-containing protein, with the protein MDLKLLPYKSFRIGMGILLFCIIPNSIFSQNKDLVKLEWYHYIILSPVLVIDAVRKGYQSIGNKIDDFREYQSLPELHKAVISSDMAKIKILVSAGVNLEEKDKKGETALFYALDNNRINIARYLIENHADVNAVNYLGRLVVQPAIANNQFDLIKLMIRHNLNLEKTNGNGTILNIVCNRKQVNFKMVQLFVDNAVDINAKDKNQYSPLMYLTTKEEPNINIIQYMIKKGADVNAKDPTGRSILRLLVESRTLNLNLVKLLLENGADINSKDKEGHSIFDFIQTYYDYSETNEIVNYLNKYRNKKH; encoded by the coding sequence ATGGATTTAAAACTGTTACCATACAAAAGTTTTCGAATCGGCATGGGAATACTACTCTTCTGTATCATTCCCAACTCAATTTTCAGCCAAAACAAAGATTTGGTTAAATTAGAATGGTATCATTATATCATCCTTTCTCCTGTTCTCGTTATCGACGCAGTTAGGAAAGGTTACCAAAGTATTGGTAACAAAATCGACGACTTCCGTGAATACCAAAGTTTACCTGAATTACACAAAGCAGTAATTAGTTCTGATATGGCAAAAATCAAAATTTTGGTTTCAGCTGGTGTAAATTTAGAAGAAAAGGATAAAAAAGGGGAAACCGCATTATTTTACGCGTTAGATAATAATCGAATCAATATTGCACGTTATTTGATCGAGAATCATGCGGATGTTAATGCAGTGAATTACTTAGGAAGACTTGTGGTGCAACCAGCAATTGCAAACAACCAATTCGACCTTATTAAACTCATGATTCGCCATAATTTGAATTTAGAAAAAACAAATGGCAACGGTACAATTTTAAACATAGTTTGTAATCGCAAACAAGTGAACTTTAAAATGGTTCAGTTGTTCGTAGACAATGCCGTGGATATCAATGCAAAAGATAAAAATCAATATTCTCCTTTGATGTATTTGACCACAAAAGAAGAACCAAATATAAACATTATACAATACATGATAAAAAAAGGTGCCGACGTAAACGCAAAAGACCCTACTGGTAGGTCAATCCTTCGTTTACTTGTAGAATCTCGCACACTTAATTTAAATTTAGTAAAGTTACTTCTTGAAAATGGTGCGGATATCAATTCAAAAGATAAGGAAGGCCATTCTATTTTCGATTTCATCCAAACATACTATGATTATTCAGAAACAAATGAAATTGTTAATTACCTAAATAAATATCGCAATAAAAAACACTAA
- a CDS encoding DUF3592 domain-containing protein, producing the protein MKIKIFSRILQLFALYLFFTSVYASLGKIITIQSGSKIFGKVVSSYKETDYSTQTGNKRYGTTHYILRPIIKYQVNGKTYEIHGKILGEVGNQYKIGQSVPLYLSENQPDYAIINSFFELWYEPLRNILFSIGIFLVGTFFGKILSNIKDKIVNLFNPQAHADQF; encoded by the coding sequence ATGAAAATTAAAATCTTCTCGCGCATATTACAGTTATTCGCTCTGTATCTCTTCTTTACTTCGGTTTATGCGAGTCTAGGTAAAATCATCACAATACAGTCTGGGAGCAAAATTTTTGGAAAAGTTGTATCTTCTTACAAAGAAACAGATTATTCAACTCAAACCGGTAACAAACGTTATGGGACTACTCACTACATCCTAAGACCAATTATCAAATACCAAGTGAATGGAAAAACATATGAAATTCATGGCAAAATTTTGGGTGAAGTTGGCAATCAGTACAAGATCGGACAATCAGTTCCCTTATATCTTTCAGAAAACCAACCAGATTATGCTATTATCAATTCCTTTTTTGAATTATGGTATGAGCCTTTGAGAAATATACTCTTCAGCATAGGAATATTTTTAGTAGGAACTTTCTTCGGCAAAATTCTTTCGAATATAAAAGATAAAATTGTGAACTTATTCAATCCACAAGCTCACGCAGATCAATTTTAA